TCGCTGAGCACGTCGCTGCGCAGCACCTCGTCTGGGCTGCCGATGCGGAAGCGCCCACCGGCCAGATACAGCACCCGGTCGACCATGCCGAGGATCGGGTTGATGTCGTGGGTGACGAACAGCACGCCAATCGCCTTCTGGCGACGATTGGTGTCGATCAGCTCACTGATCGCCCGCTGATAGGCCAGATCGAGCGAGATCAGCGGCTCATCGCACAGCAGCAGCCGCGGGCTGTCGGCGAGCGCCTGCCCGACGCGCAGGCGCTGTTGTTCTCCACCCGAGAGTGTTGCTATGGGCACCTTCGCATAGTCGGCGGCGCCGATCGAGGCGAGGACGGCATCCGCTCGCTTTCGCCGTGCCTTGGACGGCAGGGCAGGACCCCAGCGATGACCGTCGATCGCCAGCATGATGAGGTCTCGCGCACGCAACGGCGTGCCCTCATCTGCGAGTTTCTGCTGCGGCACATAACCGATTCT
The Rathayibacter sp. SW19 DNA segment above includes these coding regions:
- a CDS encoding metal ABC transporter ATP-binding protein — protein: MSDSVLSLRAAALRFGDRTLWSGVDLDVMPGEFVAVLGANGSGKTSLLKVILGKQRLSSGRVSFLGEPVRRGNRRIGYVPQQKLADEGTPLRARDLIMLAIDGHRWGPALPSKARRKRADAVLASIGAADYAKVPIATLSGGEQQRLRVGQALADSPRLLLCDEPLISLDLAYQRAISELIDTNRRQKAIGVLFVTHDINPILGMVDRVLYLAGGRFRIGSPDEVLRSDVLSELYGSPVEVVRTHGRVIVIGTADAGAGHHDEHHDAPYDPEHVSHHVEVRPL